A single window of Vigna unguiculata cultivar IT97K-499-35 chromosome 1, ASM411807v1, whole genome shotgun sequence DNA harbors:
- the LOC114180237 gene encoding uncharacterized protein LOC114180237 — protein MDSAFGLFLMTFSWVSFTFPGSDGQSVKSAHVLDLIIRDHTFKALDKNLRTAIPQSVELPANLSGIGVDAVRFRCGSLRRYGAHLKEFHLGTGVTVHPCIERVMLIRQNMGHNWSSIYYANYDLSGYQLVSPIVGLLAYNADDDVDADDNANSSNPFQLGIVAGERPMTIDFTNATKLNKEDGIRIKPLCASFEGDGRMTLAKGDPSAPLVCVAKRHGHFGLVVESSAPDEFRNKPISRWKVAVGSTIGAALGAFLLGLLLVAMLVRVKKRSRMVEMERRAYEEEALQVSMVGHVRAPTAHGTRTTPIIEHHYRPHPR, from the coding sequence ATGGACTCTGCTTTTGGTCTGTTTTTGATGACATTTTCGTGGGTGTCATTTACATTTCCGGGATCTGATGGTCAGAGTGTGAAATCAGCTCATGTTCTTGACCTCATCATAAGGGATCACACGTTCAAGGCACTGGACAAGAACTTGAGGACAGCAATACCACAGTCAGTGGAGCTACCAGCAAATCTTTCAGGCATTGGAGTTGATGCTGTGAGGTTCAGATGTGGCAGTTTGAGAAGGTATGGTGCacacttgaaggaatttcatcTGGGTACTGGTGTGACTGTGCATCCATGTATTGAGAGGGTCATGTTGATCAGACAAAACATGGGTCACAATTGGTCTTCTATCTATTATGCTAACTATGATCTATCTGGGTACCAGCTTGTGTCTCCAATTGTGGGGCTTCTAGCTTACAATGctgatgatgatgttgatgcTGATGACAATGCAAACTCAAGCAACCCTTTCCAACTTGGGATTGTGGCTGGAGAAAGACCAATGACAATTGACTTCACCAATGCCACAAAGTTGAACAAGGAAGATGGGATCAGGATCAAACCCTTGTGTGCTAGCTTTGAAGGTGATGGAAGAATGACACTTGCAAAAGGTGACCCTTCAGCACCTCTTGTTTGTGTTGCAAAGAGGCATGGCCATTTTGGTTTGGTTGTGGAGTCCTCAGCACCAGATGAGTTCAGGAACAAGCCCATAAGTAGGTGGAAAGTGGCTGTTGGAAGCACCATTGGTGCTGCTTTGGGTGCTTTTCTCTTAGGTTTGCTTCTTGTGGCAATGCTTGTTAGGGTGAAGAAGAGATCGAGAATGGTGGAGATGGAGAGAAGGGCCTATGAAGAAGAAGCACTTCAGGTTTCGATGGTTGGACATGTGAGAGCTCCTACTGCACATGGCACTCGAACCACTCCCATCATTGAGCATCACTACAGACCTCATCCTCGTTGA
- the LOC114181725 gene encoding protein ETHYLENE-INSENSITIVE 3-like 1a produces MDSTDDDRMSGANYDGDDPYVEEETMRVEEEAEEDDEEEEEVVTLEELETRMWRDRMMLRKLKEEKREKEKGETVEMMKKKTLIRAQDTVLKNMVKMMKICGVRGFVYGIIPEKGKPVSGASDNLRGWWKDRVKFDHNGPAAMLRYEEETGFEDMVSDAFNGEPSTTAHSLNDLPDTTLGSLLSCLMQNCDPPQRRYPLDKGIAPPWWPTGQEWWWAQMGFTMDPGPPPYKKPHDLKKVWKMCVLTAVIKHISPDMAKIRNIVRHSRTLQDKLNAKETAIWSAIVKREESFARRSYPNNFFQTLPLRAGPTVHYDNRGQQSNNLGGAMNLLGGLNNIPQHNNVGNGGSWSFLGGQNNPSTSTSAARILLGNPPSTTDLITDDGATSFPAPPTNGGARNFFDPPTPTSNILVHSELMRAFLDGQYNPPPPLPSTTAITMMNNGIVMPLDHAGDKRKGGDDFHGIVTFPQEAYSCHITECPYHHETGFGFSDRNARNNHQLTCRYRSKNQNFTVGDMNAPSLAGQNQYLQTVQTQVWNDSLFDGRICLDKDVFGNNMYVCSLESKNQQQQVKNVGNAEVSNVVHGNMSVDSSFAWDSNNSQAEFLDSPMFVTPDQDLLWP; encoded by the exons ATGGATTCTACGGATGATGACAGAATGAGTGGTGCTAACTATGATGGTGATGATCCTTACGTTGAAGAAGAAACGATGAGGGTGGAAGAAGAAgcagaagaagatgatgaagaagaagaagaagtggtgACATTGGAGGAACTGGAGACAAGGATGTGGAGAGATCGCATGATGTTGAGGAAGCTGAAGGAAGAGAAGAGGGAAAAGGAGAAAGGAGAAACAGTGgagatgatgaagaagaagacacTGATTCGTGCACAAGACACAGTGCTGAAGAACAtggtgaagatgatgaagattTGTGGTGTTCGTGGCTTCGTTTATGGCATCATTCCTGAGAAGGGAAAACCAGTGAGTGGAGCTTCTGATAACCTCAGAGGTTGGTGGAAGGACAGGGTCAAGTTTGATCACAATGGTCCTGCTGCTATGCTcag GTACGAGGAAGAAACTGGTTTTGAAGACATGGTTAGTGATGCATTCAACGGAGAGCCATCAACAACAGCACACAGTTTGAACGATCTCCCAGACACAACTCTTGGATCACTCTTGTCATGTCTCATGCAGAACTGTGACCCTCCGCAGAGAAGGTACCCTCTGGACAAGGGCATAGCCCCTCCCTGGTGGCCCACTGGGCAGGAATGGTGGTGGGCCCAGATGGGCTTTACCATGGACCCAGGCCCACCACCCTACAAGAAGCCCCATGACCTGAAGAAGGTGTGGAAGATGTGTGTGCTTACTGCAGTCATCAAGCACATATCCCCAGACATGGCAAAGATCAGAAACATCGTTCGTCACTCTAGGACCCTTCAGGACAAGCTCAATGCAAAAGAAACTGCCATTTGGAGCGCTATTGTGAAGCGTGAAGAGTCCTTTGCTAGGAGATCATACCCTAATAATTTCTTCCAAACCCTCCCTCTAAGAGCAGGACCTACTGTCCATTATGATAATAGGGGGCAACAAAGTAATAACCTTGGTGGTGCAATGAATCTTCTTGGGGGCCTCAATAACATACCACAACACAACAATGTTGGTAATGGTGGTTCTTGGAGCTTTCTCGGTGGCCAGAATAACCCTTCAACTTCCACCAGTGCTGCTAGAATTCTTCTTGGGAACCCTCCATCAACCACCGATTTGATCACTGATGATGGTGCTACTAGTTTTCCTGCACCACCCACCAATGGTGGAGCTAGAAATTTCTTCGATCCACCAACACCAACGAGCAATATTCTGGTTCATAGTGAACTCATGAGAGCTTTTTTGGATGGCCAATATAACCCACCCCCACCACTACCATCAACAACAGCAATAACAATGATGAACAATGGCATTGTTATGCCACTAGATCATGCTGGTGATAAGAGAAAGGGTGGTGATGATTTTCATGGTATTGTTACATTTCCTCAAGAGGCATATTCTTGCCACATCACAGAGTGCCCTTATCATCATGAGACTGGCTTTGGATTCAGTGACAGAAACGCGAGGAACAATCATCAGCTAACATGCCGATACAGAAGCAAAAATCAGAATTTTACTGTTGGGGACATGAATGCTCCTTCTCTTGCAGGCCAAAACCAGTATTTGCAAACTGTTCAGACTCAGGTGTGGAAtgatagtttgtttgatggaaGGATTTGTTTGGACAAGGATGTCTTTGGCAACAACATGTATGTGTGTTCTCTAGAAAGCAAAAACCAGCAGCAGCAGGTGAAAAATGTTGGTAATGCTGAAGTGTCCAATGTTGTCCATGGGAATATGTCAGTGGATTCTTCCTTTGCATGGGATTCAAACAATTCCCAAGCTGAATTTTTGGACTCTCCTATGTTTGTAACACCAGACCAGGATCTCCTTTGGccataa
- the LOC114179530 gene encoding hexose carrier protein HEX6-like, protein MAVGFSIESENVQSNGKITTYVVVSCTMAAMGGLLFGYDIGIAGGVTSMDSFLKKFFHTVYVKKQEAKVSNYCVFDSQLLTSFTSSLYVAGLVTSFFSSHVTKAFGRKPSILAGGAAFLAGTALGAAASNVFMLIFGRLLLGVGVGFANQAVPVYLSEMALPRLRGAISNGFQFSVCIGSVFATLINYGAEKIKGGWGWRVSLAMAAVPASVLTLGAIFLPETPNSLIQRSHDHQKAKLLLQRIRGVEDVQEELDSLIRASSTKTDEKQTLKIILKRRYRPQLVMAIAMPFFQQMTGINVIGCYAPLLYRTMGLGESASLLSAVITGIIGLAATFISMFLVDRLGRRALFMIGGIQMFASQVIIGAIMAFHLKDHGGLSKGYAFVVLAMVCLYVVGFGLSWGPLGWLVPSEIFPLEIRSVGQSITVAVNLIFTFTVSQTFLTMLCHLKSGIFFLFGGWMVVMTLFVHYFLPETKSVPLEEMEKVWQEHWFWKRIVGEMSDKEHKLEISI, encoded by the exons ATGGCTGTTGGGTTTTCCATAGAAAGTGAAAATGTCCAAAGCAATGGTAAGATAACCACTTATGTTGTGGTGTCTTGTACTATGGCTGCCATGGGAGGTCTTCTCTTCGGCTATGACATTGGAATAGCCGGAGGGGTGACCTCCATGGATTCATTTCTGAAGAAGTTCTTCCACACAGTGTATGTCAAGAAACAAGAAGCCAAAGTCAGCAACTACTGTGTATTTGATAGCCAACTCTTGACCTCTTTTACATCATCTCTCTATGTTGCTGGTCTCGTTacttccttcttttcttctcatGTCACCAAAGCCTTTGGCCGCAAACCATCCATTCTGGCCGGCGGCGCCGCCTTCCTGGCCGGTACAGCTCTCGGAGCTGCAGCTTCCAATGTCTTCATGCTCATATTTGGTAGACTTTTGCTTGGAGTTGGGGTTGGTTTTGCAAACCAG GCTGTTCCTGTGTATCTATCTGAAATGGCACTGCCACGACTAAGAGGAGCAATTAGCAATGGCTTCCAATTTAGCGTTTGCATAGGTAGTGTGTTTGCTACCTTAATCAACTACGGAGCAGAGAAGATTAAAGGTGGGTGGGGTTGGCGTGTGTCGTTGGCCATGGCAGCAGTACCAGCCTCAGTCCTAACACTGGGTGCAATTTTCCTCCCCGAAACTCCCAACAGCTTAATCCAACGCAGCCATGACCATCAAAAGGCCAAGTTACTACTCCAGCGGATTCGAGGCGTAGAAGACGTGCAAGAAGAACTTGACAGTCTTATAAGAGCAAGTTCTACgaaaacagatgaaaaacaaaCGCTTAAGATAATCTTGAAACGAAGGTACAGGCCTCAGCTCGTGATGGCAATAGCTATGCCGTTTTTCCAGCAAATGACAGGGATAAACGTGATCGGTTGCTATGCCCCTTTACTTTACAGGACAATGGGGTTAGGAGAAAGTGCATCGCTGTTGTCAGCAGTGATAACGGGAATTATAGGTCTTGCCGCGACATTCATATCGATGTTCTTAGTTGATAGACTAGGAAGGAGAGCCTTGTTCATGATTGGGGGCATTCAGATGTTTGCATCACAGGTTATAATTGGTGCTATAATGGCCTTTCATCTGAAAGATCATGGTGGATTGAGCAAAGGGTATGCTTTTGTGGTTTTGGCTATGGTGTGCTTATATGTTGTTGGGTTTGGGTTGTCATGGGGGCCATTGGGTTGGTTAGTGCCGAGTGAAATTTTTCCTTTGGAAATTAGATCAGTGGGGCAAAGCATCACGGTGGCAGTGAACCTTATCTTCACTTTCACCGTTTCTCAGACTTTTCTCACCATGCTTTGCCACTTGAAGTCTGGGATTTTCTTCTTATTTGGAGGATGGATGGTGGTCATGACGCTATTTGTTCACTATTTTCTGCCGGAGACCAAAAGCGTGCCACTTGAAGAGATGGAGAAAGTGTGGCAAGAACATTGGTTTTGGAAGAGAATAGTAGGTGAAATGAGTGATAAAGAGCATAAACTTGAGATATCCATATGA